The following is a genomic window from Desulforhopalus sp..
ATGGCTGCTTTCGTTGCATCCAACCGCAGCGGGTCGCGTTTATGCCGCCTACGGTGGCGTTTACGTGACCGTTGCGCTGGTCTGGTTGTGGCTGGTGGATGGGGTTCGGCCTCACGTTTGGGATTTTGTCGGTGTGGCTGTGATGCTGCTTGGTATGAGCATCATCATGTTCGCGCCCCGTGGCGGATGACCTATGCAGGAAATGACCAATTCGATTCCCATTTTGGGAACCGAATTGGCGTCCGAAAATTCGGATGCGCACTTGTTGC
Proteins encoded in this region:
- a CDS encoding YnfA family protein, with the protein product MTALNTFGLFIITAIAEIVGCYLPYLWLKKSASPWVLLPAAASLALFAWLLSLHPTAAGRVYAAYGGVYVTVALVWLWLVDGVRPHVWDFVGVAVMLLGMSIIMFAPRGG